A DNA window from Desulfuromonas sp. contains the following coding sequences:
- the ggt gene encoding gamma-glutamyltransferase, with the protein MNQQVYSKLNVAIILFCILFLTSCVTAGPGDKDARLTADGSFMVASDHPAATRVGVEILQNGGNAFDAAVAVQFALAVTYPGAGNIGGGGFAVVRTSDGSTDALDFREKAPLSSGRNMYLDPDGDVIPRLSLDGHLAAGVPGTVDGMVQLHRRFGRLDWERIVQPAISLARLGFELTPRQSEKFNRYQRMLAELNRMPPPIVRFDRPWRPGDRIFQNDLAETLVRIRDLGRAGFYAGETAAKLIAEMEQGGGLFSQDDLDRYHAVWREPVSGNYHGYRIISMPPPSSGGVALLQILHGLEAWPLRDWGQEDWRRSHVMTEIERRVYADRAVYLGDPDFVSVPVAQLLNSSYLQSRFAPISMAEKTPSNEISAGTLPPAESLETTHFSVVDAEGNAVSVTTTLNGSFGSKVMVEGAGFFLNNEMDDFSSKPGVPNQFGLVGGEANAIEPGKRMLSSMTPTIVEKDDELFLVVGSPGGSTIITTVAQVISNVIDRKMTLAAAVAAPRFHHQWLPDVIYHEPGAFDRETQAKLLTLGHELKKRSVLGRVNAIMVLPDGRKVGVHDLKRGDGLAAGF; encoded by the coding sequence ATGAATCAGCAGGTTTACTCAAAGTTGAACGTTGCGATAATCCTTTTTTGCATTCTATTCCTTACCTCTTGTGTAACAGCAGGACCGGGTGATAAAGATGCGCGCCTGACTGCTGACGGCAGTTTCATGGTCGCTTCCGATCATCCGGCAGCGACCCGGGTCGGGGTTGAAATACTGCAGAACGGAGGCAACGCCTTTGATGCGGCGGTCGCTGTTCAGTTCGCCCTCGCAGTCACTTACCCCGGGGCCGGTAATATCGGCGGCGGCGGATTTGCCGTTGTCAGGACTTCCGACGGCAGCACCGATGCCCTCGATTTTCGCGAGAAGGCACCATTGTCGTCGGGCCGTAACATGTATCTCGATCCGGATGGAGATGTGATTCCGCGGCTGAGTCTTGACGGGCACCTTGCCGCCGGAGTCCCCGGCACGGTCGACGGCATGGTCCAACTGCATCGGCGTTTCGGTCGACTTGACTGGGAAAGAATTGTTCAGCCAGCCATCAGTCTGGCGCGTCTGGGTTTTGAATTGACGCCACGCCAGTCCGAAAAGTTCAATCGCTATCAGCGGATGCTGGCGGAGCTCAACCGAATGCCGCCGCCCATCGTCCGTTTTGATCGTCCGTGGCGGCCGGGAGACAGGATCTTTCAGAATGACCTGGCCGAGACCCTGGTCCGGATCCGTGATCTGGGCCGGGCCGGTTTTTATGCCGGAGAAACGGCGGCGAAATTGATCGCCGAGATGGAACAGGGTGGTGGCCTGTTCTCACAGGATGACCTTGATCGCTATCACGCGGTCTGGCGCGAGCCGGTCAGTGGAAATTATCACGGCTACCGGATCATCTCGATGCCGCCCCCCTCAAGCGGCGGCGTTGCCCTGCTGCAGATCCTGCATGGACTGGAGGCGTGGCCGCTACGCGACTGGGGACAGGAGGACTGGCGGCGTTCCCACGTCATGACCGAGATTGAGCGCCGGGTCTATGCCGACCGGGCTGTCTATCTCGGTGATCCCGATTTTGTCTCCGTGCCGGTTGCGCAGTTGCTGAACAGTTCCTACCTGCAGAGCAGGTTTGCTCCGATCTCCATGGCCGAGAAAACACCTTCAAACGAGATTTCCGCCGGAACATTGCCGCCGGCCGAGAGCCTGGAGACGACCCACTTCTCGGTGGTCGATGCCGAGGGGAATGCCGTGTCGGTGACGACGACCCTCAACGGATCATTCGGTTCCAAGGTCATGGTTGAAGGCGCCGGCTTTTTCCTGAATAACGAAATGGACGATTTCAGCAGCAAGCCGGGCGTGCCGAACCAGTTTGGCCTGGTTGGCGGCGAGGCTAACGCCATCGAGCCGGGCAAGCGGATGCTCAGTTCAATGACGCCGACCATCGTCGAAAAAGATGACGAGCTTTTCCTGGTGGTCGGTTCGCCGGGCGGCTCGACGATTATCACCACCGTTGCCCAGGTGATCAGCAATGTGATCGACCGTAAGATGACACTCGCTGCGGCGGTCGCGGCGCCGCGGTTCCATCACCAGTGGCTGCCGGACGTCATTTATCACGAGCCGGGAGCTTTCGACCGGGAGACGCAAGCGAAGCTGCTGACGCTTGGCCACGAGTTGAAGAAAAGATCAGTCCTCGGTCGGGTCAATGCGATTATGGTTCTGCCGGATGGTCGTAAGGTCGGGGTGCATGATCTGAAAAGAGGGGATGGCTTGGCGGCCGGTTTCTAA